A region from the Phycisphaerales bacterium genome encodes:
- the speB gene encoding agmatinase, which produces MKHIDEAARDESRARAAAWRLPSLMPTNSSSPKGPRTILPDPRQTPRFAGISTFCRYPRAEDVDAAHRPIDWLLYGVPFDSGVTYRPGARFAPRAIRDASQYVKSYHMTHRVSVVEKLSIADAGDAPVQPYALKETLEGIAAWATNEAKSHGGTGNPSRLLAVGGDHSIAYANIKATHAGVGQPLALVHFDAHLDTVDNVWGESWGHASPFRRAIEEKLIDPMAMVSIGVRGPLNTPTDLEFARDHGVTILTREEVATDAGKRSLATKVREIGSRPAYLTFDIDAIDPAFAPGTGTPNVGGLSSTEALELLRSLKGIDVVGADVVEVLPDRDPAGITAFLAAHIVFEILALDAARR; this is translated from the coding sequence ATGAAGCATATCGACGAAGCGGCGAGAGATGAGTCCCGGGCACGAGCGGCCGCGTGGCGACTACCCTCGCTCATGCCGACGAACAGCAGCAGTCCGAAGGGCCCCCGGACCATCCTCCCCGACCCGCGTCAGACGCCCCGGTTCGCGGGGATCTCGACCTTCTGCCGGTATCCGCGGGCCGAGGATGTGGACGCCGCCCACAGGCCCATCGACTGGCTGCTCTATGGCGTGCCGTTCGATTCGGGCGTGACCTACCGCCCGGGCGCGCGCTTCGCCCCGCGTGCCATTCGCGATGCATCGCAATACGTGAAGTCGTACCACATGACGCACCGCGTGAGCGTTGTCGAGAAACTCTCGATCGCCGACGCGGGTGACGCCCCGGTTCAGCCCTACGCCCTGAAAGAAACGCTCGAGGGAATCGCGGCGTGGGCGACGAATGAGGCCAAGTCGCACGGGGGAACCGGGAATCCCTCACGACTCCTCGCCGTCGGCGGCGACCACTCCATCGCCTACGCGAACATCAAGGCGACGCACGCGGGCGTCGGTCAGCCCCTCGCGCTCGTGCACTTCGACGCCCATCTCGACACGGTGGACAACGTCTGGGGCGAGTCCTGGGGGCACGCTTCGCCCTTCCGGCGCGCGATCGAGGAGAAACTGATTGACCCGATGGCCATGGTCTCCATCGGCGTGCGCGGGCCGCTCAACACGCCGACGGATCTCGAGTTCGCCCGCGACCATGGCGTGACGATCCTCACTCGCGAGGAGGTCGCGACCGATGCCGGGAAGCGCTCCCTCGCCACGAAAGTCCGCGAGATTGGCTCACGGCCGGCGTATCTCACCTTCGATATCGATGCGATCGATCCCGCCTTCGCGCCGGGCACGGGCACGCCCAACGTCGGCGGCCTGAGTTCCACCGAGGCACTCGAACTCCTGCGATCCCTCAAGGGTATCGACGTAGTCGGCGCCGATGTCGTCGAGGTTCTCCCCGATCGCGATCCCGCAGGGATCACGGCCTTTCTCGCGGCCCACATCGTGTTCGAGATCCTCGCCCTCGACGCGGCTCGTCGATGA
- a CDS encoding RlmE family RNA methyltransferase — MHVAQRRILHDEYFKKAKAEGYVARSAYKLLEIQERCKVIRPGDRVLDLGCAPGSWLQVVDKIACSTARSGRTGAAVGIDLSETTAPLGQRVVTLRGDAFTTPVAEYAEALASITGAKEPLDASAGLFHVILSDMAPSTSGHGDDLLSARLCRRVLDVAMDAIVPNGNLVMKILEGAEYPEVLRESKAMFRDAKGFKPKSSRDVSREMFIIGLGFKAARNLTHKPHPGARLPEPHADGGGGS, encoded by the coding sequence ATGCACGTGGCGCAGCGTCGAATTCTGCATGACGAGTACTTCAAGAAGGCCAAGGCCGAGGGGTATGTCGCGCGCTCGGCGTACAAACTGCTGGAGATCCAGGAACGCTGCAAGGTCATCCGCCCGGGCGACCGCGTGCTCGACCTCGGCTGCGCCCCGGGTTCGTGGCTGCAGGTCGTCGACAAGATCGCGTGCTCCACGGCAAGGAGCGGGCGAACGGGTGCCGCCGTGGGCATCGATCTCAGCGAGACGACCGCGCCCCTGGGTCAGCGTGTCGTGACGCTCCGGGGCGACGCGTTCACCACCCCCGTTGCGGAGTATGCCGAGGCGCTCGCGAGCATCACGGGGGCGAAGGAACCACTCGACGCCTCGGCCGGGCTGTTCCATGTGATCCTCAGCGACATGGCGCCGAGCACCAGCGGGCATGGGGACGATCTGCTGTCGGCTCGTCTCTGCCGGCGCGTGCTCGATGTCGCGATGGACGCGATCGTGCCCAACGGCAACCTCGTGATGAAGATCCTCGAGGGCGCGGAGTATCCGGAAGTCCTTCGCGAGTCCAAGGCGATGTTCCGCGACGCGAAGGGGTTCAAGCCCAAGTCCAGCAGGGATGTCTCGCGAGAGATGTTCATCATCGGGCTCGGGTTCAAGGCGGCGAGGAACCTCACGC